Proteins encoded in a region of the Rhizobium sp. CC-YZS058 genome:
- a CDS encoding NUDIX hydrolase: MINRLERMEATPITARRAALRPREAAALMLISRAGAEPKVLVGRRSSAHVFMPDVYVFPGGRRDAGDHRLPYESDLAPEVLARLRRLGLSATRARALALAAIREMHEETGLIVGGAREGVALPLSAGLKHLRYIARAVTPPGHPRRYDTHFFALFADEVGIDPASARDSDELSDLRLVSIADPSPVAVPDITRTVLSALAERLSADPELGFEAPAPYFHVRHGRFIRDLL, encoded by the coding sequence ATGATCAACCGGTTGGAGCGGATGGAGGCCACGCCGATCACGGCGCGTCGCGCAGCCTTGCGCCCGCGCGAGGCTGCGGCGCTGATGCTGATCAGCCGCGCCGGCGCCGAGCCGAAGGTTCTCGTCGGCCGCCGCTCCTCCGCCCATGTCTTCATGCCGGACGTCTACGTCTTCCCCGGCGGGCGCCGCGATGCGGGCGATCATCGCCTCCCCTATGAGAGCGACCTTGCGCCGGAGGTGCTCGCCCGCCTTCGGCGGCTGGGGCTCAGCGCAACGCGGGCCCGGGCGCTGGCGCTGGCCGCCATTCGCGAGATGCACGAGGAAACGGGGCTCATCGTCGGCGGCGCGCGCGAGGGGGTTGCCCTGCCCCTCTCCGCCGGTCTCAAGCATCTGCGCTATATCGCCCGTGCGGTGACTCCGCCCGGCCATCCCCGCCGCTATGACACGCATTTCTTCGCGCTTTTTGCCGACGAGGTCGGCATCGACCCGGCGAGCGCGCGCGACAGCGACGAGCTGTCCGACCTGCGGCTCGTCTCGATCGCCGATCCCTCGCCGGTCGCGGTGCCCGACATCACCCGCACCGTGCTCTCGGCGCTTGCCGAACGACTTTCAGCCGATCCGGAGTTGGGCTTCGAGGCACCGGCACCCTATTTCCACGTGCGTCATGGACGCTTCATCCGCGACCTACTGTGA
- a CDS encoding MFS transporter produces MSDPSPGKTLPVEEIHWLSLIAALAAVTTVGIAIGLGVPLLSIMMEKRGISSTLIGLNSTVAGLASMVAASFTTRLAHRFGVAPVMVFSVFMAALPALGFYFVDNFWLWFPLRIVFQSGITILFVLSEFWINATAPSHRRGLVFGIYGTVLSLGFATGPLLFSILGSEGILPFAVGAGIITLAAIPIIIARRESPIIHEMPEMHFLRYVFMVPMATAAVFVFGAVEYGGLSLFPVYGTRMGFTESQAALLLTIMGVGNLIFQIPLGLLSDHMRDRRKLLIALTVIGFVGALSLPWLALHWATLAVVLLLFGGIVSGLYTIGLSHLGSRLHGPELAAANAAFVFCYALGTVAGPQVIGTSMDLFGNQGFAWSIAGFFGLYILLSLLRLVYNPKRA; encoded by the coding sequence ATGTCTGATCCATCCCCCGGCAAGACCCTGCCGGTTGAGGAGATCCACTGGCTATCGCTGATCGCCGCCCTGGCGGCGGTGACGACCGTCGGCATCGCCATCGGCCTCGGCGTGCCGCTGCTGTCGATCATGATGGAGAAGCGCGGCATCTCCTCGACGCTGATCGGGCTCAACTCCACCGTGGCCGGCCTTGCCTCCATGGTCGCAGCCTCCTTCACCACCCGCCTCGCCCATCGATTCGGCGTCGCGCCGGTCATGGTCTTCTCGGTGTTCATGGCGGCGCTGCCGGCGCTCGGCTTCTACTTCGTCGACAATTTCTGGCTCTGGTTTCCGCTGCGCATCGTCTTCCAGAGCGGCATCACGATTCTCTTCGTGCTCTCCGAGTTCTGGATCAATGCCACCGCCCCCTCGCATCGGCGTGGCCTGGTCTTCGGCATCTACGGCACGGTGCTCTCGCTCGGCTTCGCGACCGGCCCGCTGCTCTTCTCGATCCTCGGCAGCGAGGGCATTCTCCCCTTTGCCGTCGGGGCCGGCATCATCACGCTGGCCGCGATCCCGATCATCATCGCCCGGCGGGAAAGCCCGATCATCCACGAAATGCCAGAGATGCATTTCCTGCGCTATGTCTTCATGGTGCCGATGGCGACCGCCGCGGTCTTCGTGTTCGGGGCCGTCGAATATGGCGGGCTCTCGCTCTTTCCGGTCTATGGCACGCGCATGGGCTTCACCGAATCGCAGGCCGCGCTGCTGCTCACCATCATGGGTGTCGGCAATCTGATCTTCCAGATTCCGCTCGGCCTGCTCTCCGACCATATGCGCGACCGCAGAAAGCTGTTGATAGCGCTGACGGTGATCGGCTTCGTGGGGGCGCTCTCGCTTCCCTGGCTGGCGCTGCACTGGGCGACGCTCGCGGTCGTGCTGCTGCTGTTCGGCGGTATCGTCTCGGGCCTCTATACGATCGGCCTCAGCCATCTCGGCTCCCGCCTGCACGGGCCGGAGCTCGCGGCCGCCAATGCGGCCTTCGTCTTCTGCTATGCGCTGGGAACGGTGGCGGGACCCCAGGTGATCGGCACCTCGATGGATCTGTTCGGAAACCAGGGCTTTGCCTGGTCGATTGCCGGTTTCTTCGGTCTTTACATCCTGCTCTCCCTGCTCCGCCTCGTCTATAACCCGAAACGGGCTTGA
- the rpmG gene encoding 50S ribosomal protein L33 yields MAKAAKIKIKLLSTADTGFFYVTSKNSRTMTDKMTKTKYDPVVRKHVEFKETKIK; encoded by the coding sequence ATGGCGAAAGCTGCAAAAATCAAGATCAAGCTGCTGTCGACGGCCGACACCGGCTTCTTCTACGTGACTTCGAAGAACAGCCGCACGATGACCGACAAGATGACCAAGACCAAGTATGACCCGGTCGTCCGCAAGCACGTGGAATTCAAGGAAACGAAGATCAAGTAA